TCTGGTCCGCCACCAATGCAGCAGGTTTCGGTGCAATCGCGTCGGGCATTTCTTTTGCCGCAACGGCGGACGGCGCGATTAAGAGCAAATAGGCAGCTGCTAATGCGCCAACAAATGTGATGCGCATCGGGCGCGTCTCCGGTTTAGTTTCGCTAAGCTTATGGACGAACGGTATAAAAAGCAATTAGGGGAGGGGGATGATCCCTGATAATGGTCCTTTCATATTGCTCGACGATGCCCGCGGGGAGGGAGAGGCGGTGCCTGCGCGCCTGTATCGCAATCCGGTCGAAATTGTGGAAGCGCGCACAGCAGATGATCTGGACGCGGCTCTCGATAAGCTGGCCAAAGCAAAGGAACGCGGCCTGCATGCGGCGGGCTATATGTCTTATGAAGCCGGAATGGCATTGGAAGACAGGCTGGCGGCGCATCTGCCTGCTGACCGGCCTTGTCCCCTGGCTTGGTTTGGCTTGTTCGAAGACTATAGTATTTGCCAACCAGATGATGTCATCGCGCAGCTTCCGGATCCCAAAGGCGCATGGTTGGGCAAACTAAAGCCAAGCGTGACGCGAGACGAATATGACCGCGCCTTTGCGCAGGTGAAGGATTATATTATCGCCGGGGATATTTATCAGGCCAATCTGACATTCCGCGCCGATGCTCGCCATGCCGGACATCCGCTCGCACTTTATGCCGCCATTCGGGATCGCGCCAAGGCGGGCTATGGCGGCGTGATCTTTGATGGTCAAAACTGGATGCTGTCCTTTTCACCAGAATTGTTTTTCGCGATTAAAGACGGCCGGATCACTGCCAAGCCGATGAAGGGAACAGCCGTGCGGGTATCAGATGCCAATGCGGACGCAGCGGTGCGAGCAGAGTTGCAGAGTGATCCGAAGCAACGCGCCGAAAATCTGATGATCGTCGACCTTTTGCGCAATGATCTGTCCCGTGTGGCCGAGCCGGGAAGTGTACAGGTGCCCGACCTTTTTCATGTCGAAACCTATCCCACTATCCACCAGATGACATCAACGGTGACAGCCAATCTGGCCGCAGGGCAAGACGTGACCACATTGCTGCGCCAAATCTATCCCTGCGGATCGATCACTGGCGCGCCGAAAATCCGTGCAATGGAGATTATCAACGAGCTGGAAACCGACCAACGCGGCATTTATTGCGGTTCCATCGGCCGGATAGATGCCAATGGCGATGCCGCGTTCAATGTCGCGATCCGCACGCTCTATCTCGAAACGGACCAAGAAACGCTTTCCATCGGCCTCGGCTCTGGCATAGTGGCAGACTCTGTTGGGGGCGATGAATGGCTGGAATGCCTCGCCAAGGGGAGATTTGCAGCGGTGGATAGAAGCGGAAGCGAAGGCGTGGATCTGATCGAGACAATGGCTTTTGATCCCGAACGCGGAATCCTTCGCCTCGAAGCACATCTGGAACGGATGAAAGCCAGCGCCGCTGCGCTGGAATTTGAATTTGACCGGCACGCTGCGCGCAACACGATACAGGCAATCACCTTTCATCAGGACAGGCCGGCCAAGGTGCGATTGATGCTGTCGCGCTCCGGCGCCATCGCAATTGAATTGCGAGCGATGCCGGATCCGCTCACCGAACCGGTACCGGTCAGACTGGCCCCCATGACGGCTCATCCGCAAGATTATCGTTTGCACCACAAGACCAGCGACCGCAGCGTCTATGCTGCGCCCGACATAGACAGCGCCACCCATCCGCTATTTCACGATTCTGATGGTTATCTCACCGAAGGCGCAATCTGGAACATATTTGTCAAACGCGATGGCAAGCTGTTGACGCCGCCCCTGTCTCGAGGACTATTGCCCGGCATATTACGCCGCGAGCTGCTCGAAAGCGGAGAAGCCATCGAAGCCGATTTGCAGGCTGGAGATTTAGACAGCGGACTCTATGTCGGAAACAGCCTAAGAGGATTGGTGAAAGCCGAACTCGCCTGAAATACGGGATTTAAATCAACGGAGACTCTCATGACCGATAATCTGGAAACCATGGCTGTGCACGCAGGGACCGAGCCTGACCCGGCCACCAATGCGCGGATCACACCGATTTATCAGACCGCGTCCTATGTTTTCGATGATGTCGATCATGCCGCCGACCTGTTCAATCTTGATGCGGTCGGCAACATCTATACCCGCATCATGAACCCGACCAATGGCGCGCTGGAGGGCAAGATTGCGGCGATGGAGGGCGGCGCGGCGGCGCTGGCTGTGGCTTCGGGCCATGCGGCGCAGTTGCTTGTTTTCCATGTGCTGATGGACCCGGGCGCGCATATTGTCGCGGCGAAGAAACTTTATGGCGGCTCGCTCAACCAACTTGGGCACAGCGTCAAGAAATTCGGCTGGAATGTGACTTTCGTTGACGCGGATAATCTGGATGAGGTCAAAGGTGCGATTACCGATGACACGCGCTGTGTCTTTATCGAAAGCCTCGCCAATCCGGGCGGCGTGGTGCAGGATATCGCCGGTATTGCTGACATCGCTCACGCGGCCGATATTCCCCTGATCGTCGATAATACCATGGCTTCGCCAGCGCTTTGCCGCCCGATCGAGCATGGTGCGGATATAGTGGTAGAAAGCGGTACGAAATTCCTTGGCGGCCATGGCAACAGCATCGCCGGCCTGATTGTGGACAGCGGCAAGTTTGACTGGACCAAGAGCGAGAAATTCGCCTTTTTGAACCAGCCCAATCCATCCTATCACGGCAAAGTCTTTACCGAAGCCTTTGGCCCGGTTGCCTTCATCCTTGCCGCGAGAGCGCTGTCCTTGCGCGATCTGGGACCAGCGCTGGCGCCGATGAATGCGTTTAACATTCTCACCGGTATGGAAACATTGACGCTGCGGATGGAGCGGCATTGCGACAATGCGCTGGCACTGGCGAAATGGTTGCAAGGCCACGACAAGATCAGCTGGGTATCCTATGCGGGCCTGCCTGACGATCCCTATCACGCGTTGGCGCAGAAATATCTCGGCGGCAAAGGCGGTGCAGTGTTCACTTTTGGTTTGAAGGGCGGATATGATGCCGGCACGAAGCTGGTCTCTACCGTGAAGATGTTCAGCCATCTTGCCAATATCGGCGATACCCGTTCGCTGATCATCCACCCGGCCTCGACCACGCATAGCCAGTTGTCGGGAGACGAGCTGGTCGCCGCTGGCGCTGGCCCGGATGTGGTTCGCGTTTCCGTGGGGATTGAGCATATTGATGATATTGTGGCGGATATGGAGCAAGCGCTCGACACGCTCTGATGACTTATGGCGAGGCGGTATGGATCATCTGTGGCGCCTTGCTCGCAGAATTTATGAAAAAGCGCTGCCGTGCCAAATCGGCTTTCCTACAAGTGCCTGTCTCTGGTAAGCTGAGGCGATGTTGGAACCAATTCGGTCTTCTGAGATGTTATGGTCTCGATTTTGACGGCGCATTCTGTCGTGTCAGGCATTCGATTCAACCGAATTTCACCCCCGTTTTGCGTATCATTTGTATAATTTCTCGACCAACGCTGAATTAAAACCATATTAAAATGATGGTATGGGCAATCTCCCTGTTGCAGCAGGCCCTTATTGATATTAGGCAACCCCCCGCTAGCCTTCCAGATAGGACGACCCCATGACACAAGTTTCACAAGCCCTCGGCAGAATTCAACCCTCCGCGACCATGGCCATGTCTGGCCGGGTTACCGAACTTAAAGCGCAAGGCATCGATATTATTGGTTTGTCCGCCGGTGAACCGGATTTCGATACACCTGATTTTGTCAAGGAAGCCGCGATCAAGGCAATCCGCGATGGGGACACCAATTATACCACGGTCGATGGAACGGTGGCTGTGAAGGAGGCGGTGGCCGCGAAATTTCTGCGCGATAATGATTTGACCTATGCGCCGTCCCAGATTTCAGTGAATAATGGCGGCAAGCATACCTTGTTCAATGCCTTGGTGGCGACACTGGATGCGGGTGACGAGGTGATTATCCCGGCGCCTTATTGGGTAAGCTATCCCGATATCGTGAATTTTGCCGGCGGGAAGCCCGTGATCATCGAGGCGGGTGCGGATCAGAATTACAAGATCACGCCTGATCAACTCAGCGCGGCAATCACGCCAAAGACCAAATGGTTGATCCTCAACTCGCCATCCAATCCGACGGGTGCTGCCTATAGTGGTGATGAGCTGAAGGCGCTGGGTGAAGCCTTGTTGCCGCACCAGCAGGTAATGGTGATGACCGACGATATGTATGAACATGTCTGGTATGCCGACTTTCCGTTCACCACAATCGCGCAGGTTTGTCCGGAACTCTATGACCGCACCCTGACGGTCAATGGTTGTTCGAAAGCCTATGCGATGACCGGCTGGCGCATTGGATATTCCGGCGGGCCCGAATGGC
This DNA window, taken from Parasphingorhabdus litoris DSM 22379, encodes the following:
- the pabB gene encoding aminodeoxychorismate synthase component I, whose product is MIPDNGPFILLDDARGEGEAVPARLYRNPVEIVEARTADDLDAALDKLAKAKERGLHAAGYMSYEAGMALEDRLAAHLPADRPCPLAWFGLFEDYSICQPDDVIAQLPDPKGAWLGKLKPSVTRDEYDRAFAQVKDYIIAGDIYQANLTFRADARHAGHPLALYAAIRDRAKAGYGGVIFDGQNWMLSFSPELFFAIKDGRITAKPMKGTAVRVSDANADAAVRAELQSDPKQRAENLMIVDLLRNDLSRVAEPGSVQVPDLFHVETYPTIHQMTSTVTANLAAGQDVTTLLRQIYPCGSITGAPKIRAMEIINELETDQRGIYCGSIGRIDANGDAAFNVAIRTLYLETDQETLSIGLGSGIVADSVGGDEWLECLAKGRFAAVDRSGSEGVDLIETMAFDPERGILRLEAHLERMKASAAALEFEFDRHAARNTIQAITFHQDRPAKVRLMLSRSGAIAIELRAMPDPLTEPVPVRLAPMTAHPQDYRLHHKTSDRSVYAAPDIDSATHPLFHDSDGYLTEGAIWNIFVKRDGKLLTPPLSRGLLPGILRRELLESGEAIEADLQAGDLDSGLYVGNSLRGLVKAELA
- a CDS encoding O-acetylhomoserine aminocarboxypropyltransferase, with amino-acid sequence MTDNLETMAVHAGTEPDPATNARITPIYQTASYVFDDVDHAADLFNLDAVGNIYTRIMNPTNGALEGKIAAMEGGAAALAVASGHAAQLLVFHVLMDPGAHIVAAKKLYGGSLNQLGHSVKKFGWNVTFVDADNLDEVKGAITDDTRCVFIESLANPGGVVQDIAGIADIAHAADIPLIVDNTMASPALCRPIEHGADIVVESGTKFLGGHGNSIAGLIVDSGKFDWTKSEKFAFLNQPNPSYHGKVFTEAFGPVAFILAARALSLRDLGPALAPMNAFNILTGMETLTLRMERHCDNALALAKWLQGHDKISWVSYAGLPDDPYHALAQKYLGGKGGAVFTFGLKGGYDAGTKLVSTVKMFSHLANIGDTRSLIIHPASTTHSQLSGDELVAAGAGPDVVRVSVGIEHIDDIVADMEQALDTL
- a CDS encoding pyridoxal phosphate-dependent aminotransferase, with protein sequence MTQVSQALGRIQPSATMAMSGRVTELKAQGIDIIGLSAGEPDFDTPDFVKEAAIKAIRDGDTNYTTVDGTVAVKEAVAAKFLRDNDLTYAPSQISVNNGGKHTLFNALVATLDAGDEVIIPAPYWVSYPDIVNFAGGKPVIIEAGADQNYKITPDQLSAAITPKTKWLILNSPSNPTGAAYSGDELKALGEALLPHQQVMVMTDDMYEHVWYADFPFTTIAQVCPELYDRTLTVNGCSKAYAMTGWRIGYSGGPEWLIGAMRKLQSQSTSNPSSISQAAAVAALNGPQDFLADRNAAFLKRRDLVVSMLNDTPGLHCPTPEGAFYVYPDASELMGKTTPKGKMIENDQDLIGYFLDEAQVAAVHGAAFGLSPAFRVSYATSEEILREACTRIQRACAGLT